The genomic DNA cgagaggggaaagtggcaagaattataggtgtgccgttattaaggcaatgctcctactgtactgcaattgggtGCCAACCCGCCCCTGCGTGGCTCCATCtaaccattctttctcttgtagctttgctgaccggtgtttatcccgtgttatctctcgctattttggacttaTTTCGTTGCAATGATGTcatcaccagcctcatctgcttctggaaagttaagtaatatctttgaattgtgtaaatgtaggttCTTTCCAAttttgctcttcgattgagatcgcaattaacgtaacaagagttgttgccagccggatggtgtcatggacgAGATCATTCTTTCCTGTAcaattagttagccagaacgactttcccggcattattcgctttaataactttagctatttagcaatttagcccGGAATTATTATATTATGCCTGTGTTGTTGTGGGCTGGCAGATTATACCAAGCCCCAGAGTGCTAGGCtttctagcctaggcacctacatcaTTAATGCATGATATACATTCCTggcaaagttttattgaagctcaggcaatatttcatacaattaagatattactgcattaaaggtttcctcttccaagatagtatgcgAGAGAGTCTCGGTGAatgattctcactgcgcctaggctactagcctacgggctgtagtatactttcatatatgtcCCCTATTGCTCCTGTATTGTCTTTtaaaggggagactgacacctcctataatttctaagtcgatactaatctcttggtgagatttaagagcaattcctcctccctctgattagcctaggctatcctcggttagctttgccttgaactaagttctggcaaatctttactggggtgttctgtttctttctcttaacaactgagtcggttttgagcttagaacggaacatcagagtagaatgtctgtgtttggcaaccgccgcttggtgaaatgatttcccaagtcaggttagattgcctttacaggaggctagacctccctagaccataccctGGAGGTTttatatgacaattcctcctcccatggcctagcagacagtcctgtgatGGTAGATCTTATGCCGAAGAACTGATTTCTTCCACTGACTAAGATCTcgggtacgagattctgttccctTTTGAGACTGTGTCCTCTGTGCCGTCTTCTCActtagactaacccaacctggggaattgaattccccaactaTGAAGTTTTCTACTATGGGATCAGAATCGCTCAGGTTAGGTAGTGCCTAagggtattacctcacctataggacccttgcccctcccctgctgtcctttttgtgttggcctagccatcacacaccctggccatcattctacattcgaccctatgggtagtctgaagaattggcctgaggttccctgtctactgccggctgagccggctgctGGCAGGAACCCTCGTCTTTCTtatagtgttcttcagtcctcccttggactgccttccatagccctactACCAGTATTGATTtgatatggttggatggaagcccgaatacattcccccttccatatgaaccctcattccggatgaaggccggcaaggctgagcctttgccttcctccatcctcactTTTCCTTTATCTTACATTAACCCTGGGCCGAATGCCGGTAGCTTGTAGCTGCCAGCAGCCATGTCAGACGACTGCCCACCTTTAgtttgctctgccgccacttgccatggaCCGCCACTGATTGGCAACCCAACAGCAGTAAGCACACCCTAACCGGCCGCCGGCAACTATgttgtctgccggcagccggcaattCAAAGTCTGAAGACATTCTCCGCCGGCTTTTGGCGCGTCCATCTTGATAGAGGGATCCCTCGGCGGCCGgcagcagagcaactgccggcaGCCTGCGCCCCATTATCCTTAAGGCAGTATATACCTTCAATAAACCAGGGCAATGCCGGCGTATGCCGGCGGGCACTGCAGTACTGGCGGCAATTTGCCAGCAGTCAATACTGTAGCCTATacaaaagtttttccaacctgCAAGGTGCTTCATGGACAGCCTATTGTGAGATCATCACACCtggagagcgattctctctgcttaTTAATGGTTGACagccattattattaaaaaatccccaatattgaacatgGATAACAGTATTAAGAAGACACTCTATATCTAAGGATATCACCTTCCCATATAATTTTCTATGAATTACTGCTTAATATTGAAAGAAGTCATAGCgatgggctggacaggaggcacatgtgggtgtctttccttgtttctagcttactctatcctaagctaaataatactataaatatatattataaaatctgaGAGTTTCACCGAAtatttatatgctttctttctttacaggaggagcataaCAAGTGTAGGTCCACTTGTGCAGGGTCCGGAGTAAGAACTTCTGCAGACACGATTTGTGCAGGACCCATGCACGCTGCACAATTACGAGAAGATCTCTTAAATattgggacccagaggtatgtaccatttgtgacaaattggtaaaggaggcttttgatgatcaaaagtctacagagtcaagggatgcagcaagggatacgctgcgtaaatgggtcaggggttttcagaagaacctctctggcccatatcttcctaatgagaagatgaagaCTTgtttgttccctagggcatctccgGATGCGATTGtcccccaggctcaacctgagattcccctcgtccagattccggtagaatctgatgtttcgGATGTCTTGAAGGACATCCAATTAGAAGATAACATGTCGGTTGTCTCCGAGGAGACTGAACGTAGTCTCCTTGTAGAAGATCTGGATCAAGAAGCCGTTGGGCCTCCTGAGAGCGACGTAGAGAAAGCCGAATCGATTTCGGTTTCATCTGCTACGGTGGCCAGGCCGGTCCCGTCaacctcttcttctgccccccagctaAACTCGATTACCAACACGTTGCATTCACTTTTGtctatgttccaggacatgcaaaagaaattgtctgagaaggaggcttctctactgACCGAGATGCATCAGCATGTGCCtacgcgtttagccccgaagaagctaaacatcaaagacCTTCAcgccttttctgacatcaatccttggaggtatgctgagcacatgccgatgtcaggcgggaagatcttcctctccgagaaactgggcactgtcctagTAGATGATTTGGAGTTTTGGCCccgtaaaggggcctatccggactgctatgtccgcctaagAACGGAACCATCGTcaaaagaggaaacagagccgaaagaggtcatccttcttgacctccccaaggcccaagccttgtttaccaacaccttgaaggagagggccttcactagttccAATTAGccagctctcagcaagaagcacccttccttcattgctgatccgtcccgtgccttcccctttatggacaaagggtttaaggcagtcttaaaggcagttgaagcagggaaaccttgccctacactcgaagagtgtaaacCCTTTTCCCTTCCTTACCATTAggtgatgcggactggaaggatgttcacaacaccttctcagtttggaagctggaggcagacattgccggacgagagttcggtgaagacctcccaaagttgtcggactttcacctGCACAGGGAGCAGGAAACAAAAGAACGACTAGCCGCCTCTATGTGTCTGCAAACGGgtttagagacaatggcaagtatcTCTGAaaccccggacatgtacatggtcttcgtcaaggctcatttggcaacggtcaccaaagacctgtacaatttCATCAAAGCCCGTAGGGCTAGTAGGGAGCTCGTGTTcatctcggctgcggtgagacacgaaccaaggaagctgatagcctccaatatctggggaaaagacctcttcccaagcgaagtggtcaaagaggtcgtggacaaagccgccacggagaatagaaatctcctttccTAGTGGGGCACAACCAACCACTTTTCAGCTGGTGCCCCAagcagtggcgactcagtcgcctgttttcaccccagctttcgaaaggcaatcaacgacctttaggccgaagtctcgaggttcttttcgaggatcctctagacaccccttcagaggtaggggtaacaaggGTGGACGTGGTCAAAGAAGTAAATCCTCCaatcagcactccaagtgagatgctaccagtaggagggagacttctcctcttccgggattgctggaccttcgatccctggacccacagcctagtaaaaaatggactagggtggagttggaatgcagcTCCACCGAGCTTCCgtcaattctttcaacactcaacccccatattggaagaatatgttcaggaactcttggacaagagagttataaggaaagcgaagtccatcaaattccaaggaaggctattttgtgttacgaagaaagactcggaaaagctcagagtcattctggacctatcaccactcaacaagttcatagtgaactacaagttcaaaatgctgatgcttcatcacataaggacccttctgcccaaacaggcatatacagtGTCCATAGACATagcggatgcgtactggcacgttccaatcaaccgtcaagtttccccctacctagggttcaaattaaagaaaagacagtacgtcttcagagccatgcccttcggtctaaacatagccacaaggatattcaccaagcttgcgaatgcagtcattcatcaactacgcctacaaAGAATTCAGgtcgtagcctacctggacgactggctggtgtgggcagcatccaaggaagagtgcacgcaagcctccaaggaagtgatccagttcctggaacacctaggattcaagatcaacttggaaaagtctcgtctatctccagttCAGaaattccagtggctgggtgtccactggaacttacagtcacactacctctccattccatcaaagaagaggagagagatagcggggtctgtcaagagactcattcAATCCACCAGGctttcaagaaggcaacaggagagagtgttggggtccctccagtttgcttcagtgacagaaccagtattgagagctcaattaaaagatgtatCAGGAGATTGGAGAAAAtactcatcaaacgctcgaagagacctaaaaagaccgataccgaatcgtctgcgatccctactcaagccatggtcggaggccaagtacctaaagaagaaggtacccttacaaccgcctccaccgtcagtcaccattcacacggaCGTCTCaagagaaggatggggaggccactctcacaatcggaaagtccaaggaacctggtcttccctcttcagaaccttccacatcaattttctggaagccatggcagttttcctctcactgaagaaactgaaacttcactgCTCCATCCACATCCGCcatgttctagacagcgaggtcgtaatgagatgcctaaatcgacagggctcgagatcgcctcaaatcaatcaagtgatattggcatcctccgactagcggagaGGAAGAGAGAGCACTTGtcatccagggtcaacccgatagagtcagaatggtccctagatgcaagatcattctccttcatcttactcaaagtcccaggactgcagatagacctcttcgcaacgagcgacaacaagaagctacaacggtatgtagccccgtacgaggaccctctagcggaagcaatggatgcaatatCCAAAGATTGAAACAAGTGGTCCAAGATATAccagttccctccaaccaaccttctgctgaaagtcctcaacaaactgagatctttccacggaacagcagcgatagtggcccacaagtggcccaccAGTGTTTGGTTCcccttgataacggaactacgcctgaagctgatcccgttgccggatccagttctgacttaacaagtgcagaaattgactgtcttagcttcatcacagctaacccggaaccttcatctcatgtttttctcgccttagcagtcaagaaaagattcggAATTTTAAGAGAccgtattaacttcttagaagaatacaagtcaaagtcaacaagtagacaatatgagtcttcctggaaaaaatgggttgcctttgtcaaggcaaagaaaccaaaggagatctaTGGATTTTTGCTTATCCTTCtccatccatctccatgaacaaggttaaGCAGCTAATACGATTGCTTCATGCAAATCTGGACTAACAAGACCattgctttatgccttccaggtagacttctctaacgaaatctataacaagattcctaaagcctgcgctaaactttggcccaaagccccaccaaagcccatttcatggtccttggataaggttcttcacttagcatcaacattgaacaatgaggattgctctctgaaagacttgactcaaaaggtgatattcttatttgcactagcctcaggagccagagttagcgaaatagtggccctctcgagggatgatgaccacattcagttcacagactgcggagaactgaacctctttccggactcgacatttctcgccaagaatgagctgcccactaaaagatggggtccctggagaatctgccctctgaaggaagaagcatccctctgcccagtggaatgcctaaaagtctatcttcgtagaacttcagacttcaagggaggtcagtttttcaggggagaaacatcaggttcaacatgaTCTTTGAgacaactaagggcaaaaatcacctactttattcgtagagcggatccagacagtacacccgcatgtcatgatccgagaaaagttgcctcgtctctaaatttcttttagaccatgtcgtttgaaaaccttcgtgcttatactgaatggaaatcatccagagtctttttaaaacactatgcgaaacaactacataaaataaaacattacgtggtggcggcaggtagcgtactaaaacctgccgcttgatttctgcgaagaacagtacactatttgggactttttagtgaagggtgtacatgatagactcttacggtatatcatgttgagtgatgtgtccaGTTCATGACACTTTAGACTGTTCTAATTACCCAGGTGACATaaagcataatagactaacacatgtgccatgcatatttatatgcatagtgttccttgtaacaacagattacatagtgaaatattccatatttcctatAGAGTGgcttatgtttccttttcagataaaACTTTATTAAAGTTTCTGTTATTGCTAATTATGCTCCTACGCAGATATGTGCAGAGTAAAATGTAGTTGATGATTATAACCATGATTTCGATAtcctattgtaataaacaatagtggGAATCTTTGCATCTCATTTCGCCCCAGATATCCTATGCTATTTAATAAAGATCAGAGCGTTTCTTTTACCCTATTAAATTTAGGAAAAATTTGGTACtgaggttattactgttccaagcaaacattttCAGATAATTTGTTATGCTGTTAAGCGCAGTCACTAATaatgactgattgtactaaactgtctatattactgatttaaggtttcttacacgaatataaacctgtctgtccCTATTGACatccagactcgggaggtatcagtaacatACACAGATCTATTCTAAttagagtacaaactatgctttagagtacaaactatgctttatgtatatgacaacactaatatacaaacatgtttactagattgttccttgaactcacaatactcgggttttttcctagagtctacccagtctcttccctgtaaggggcaggaggCACTGACATAGTCTATGATcagctgaatgatgtataacggtaacatcaagtgtctacaGGTccagatgaccaaggaaaatttatcttgagatgaccggcactattgaaaatccagagatacattaatgctctggtatacttccatcaggacgacatggcctgagcccaaaaaatggattttgagcgaagcgaaaaatctatttttggtgaggtagccatgtagtcctgatggaccggccctctttttgacaaaaggataatgaatacctccctaatgtactgtatctgtatcaCCTATAAAAGCTACAAAGAATAGTTAGATGGTGCCACGCAGGGCCGGTTTGGCgcccaattgcagtacagtaggagcgttgccttaataacggcacacctataattcttgccactttcccctcttgaAGCGGTAATGCTATTAGAGGTGTAGTTacctatgagacgtgtcaagaatacgtcctctgatattatgcgatatcccttttaaaattataAGGGATATTTGCtgaaggagttagaattctggatacctttagtaaaattctctgggatatatcactgtagtcaaatataacctaggaagctactaagaaggaacttccatcaggacgacatggctacctcaccccaaaatagatttttcgcttcgctcaaaatccgttttatgagaGTGTTTTTTCAGATCAGTTTTGAGGTTTGAAAGGGAAAAAGTATGAATATGAgtttgtatgtattgtatatagatagaatatgttttagatatatgattatatacatgtatgcttacttacatacatatatttatacatacctacAGACTTTATATTCAGAAGAACTATGGgtctaattttatatatactgtaaattttacctctctctctctctctctctctctctctctctctctctctctctctctctctctctctcttcaaaatatgtaagaaaatatttctttataattgaaTGATTTACTAATAAAGTGTCAAAAGAACTCCTTAATAATTCATAGTCGGCATcaccttaatttttttcttttcttttcaaaaaacatataataaagaacgatttttttttctcttagtgacGTGGCCTTCACCTGAGATGATGTTATTTATTTAATTGATAGCAAATGTAACTCCATATTGCAGGAAAAGACTAAATTTAATCTCCCCTAtcattttttcattgaaaaataaacaatccaatttgatagaaatattttttgaaattaatttgttctatgatgatttttcattttttttcatgtagcatctttttcttttacctttaatCTAATTTTTATCAGAATATTCTGTAGGAAAAACCGAAGTCTAATAAACATAAATTTTATTttcgggggggggggaaataaatgAAATTCTCATATGGATATACTATAATTAGAAACAAGGATCAGAGTCATGTTCATATCAAAGTGCAATACCTTTTAGAACAATTCCAATAATCGTTTCTCAATAGAAAGAGAAAGTTGCTGGTTGTTACTCGACTATGGAAGATCACAATTAGGTAAGAGAGGCGCAAGAGAATTATCTCGAGAGTTATATGGACAGAAATAATTGAATTTTCACAATGTAGGTACTCTTTTATATCTAATTTAAAGTGTTCCGACTCTTTTCTTTGTAAATCATTTAAAAACAAGACAAAGTAAATTATTTTAAGTAAAAATTGGAAGAGACATAATAACAAAAACACAGGGCATTGCCAAGTCAATCTTGCCTCAGTTTGCTGTCCAACCAAGTTAGTTTGAACGAGAAGTGACTGAATTGTTCAGGGAATTGAAATTCTGGGAAGAGCCTtgcaaagtctatatatatatatatatatatatatatatatatatatatatatatatatatatatatatatatatatatatatgtgtatatatatatatacatatatatgtatatatatatatatatatatatatatatatatatatatatatatatatatatatatatatatatacatatatctatgtatatatatatatatatatatatatatatatatatatatatacatagacatatgtatatatatatatatatatatatatatatatacatatgtatatatatgtatatatatatatatatatatatatatatataggtatatataaatatatatatatatatatatatatatatatatatatatatatatatatatatacatatatatatatatatatatatatatatatatatatatatatatacatatatatatatatatatatatatatatatatatgtatatatatatatatatatatatatatatatatatatatatatatatatatctacatatttatatatgtatatatatatatatatatatatatatatatatatagatatagatatatatatatatatatatatatatatttatatatatatatatatatatatgtatatatttacatatatatatatatatatatatatatatatatatatatatatatatatatatatatatatatatatatatatatatatatatatatatatatctatatatatatatacttatatatgtgtatatatatatatatatatatatatataaacatatatataaatatatatatgtatatatataaacatatatatatatatatatatatatatatatatatatatatatatatatatatatatatatttatatatatatatgtatgtgtatatatatatatatatatatatatatatatatatatatatatatatatatatatatatacatatacagtatatatatacatatatgtatgtatgtatgtatgtatatatatatgtagatatatatatatatatatatatatatatatatatatatatatatatatatatatatatatgtatatatatatatatatatatatatgtatatataaatataaatatatatatatatatatatatatatatatatatatatatatatatatatatatatatgtgtgtgtgtgtatatatatatatatatatctatatatatatatatatatatatatatatatatatatatatatatatatatatatatgtagatatatgtatatatatatatatatatatatatatatatatatatatatatatatatacatatatatgtgtgtgtgtgtatatatatatatatatatatatatatatatatatatatatatatatatatatatatgtatatatatatatatatatgtgtgtgtatgtgtgtgtgtgtgtgtataaaaatgtatatatatacgtataaaaaaataaagtatatattttgtgtgtatatatatatatatatatatatatatatatagatttatatatatatatatatatatatatatatatatatatatatgtatatatatatatatatatatatatatatttcaaataagccatatatattaatacattaaagtctggattctcttaacgacctcgggatcagagcccaaggcggaaccacccaaagactatgatatcggaccggcggggatttgaacccttgtccaggatatctgtatgccagtgaccataccactccgccacgaagaaagataaaagtcaatgacaattcttctatacatatacctgtcaaattcaggttttctgtacttagaattgaaatcaacccatcttcaccatcgtagctaattggtaggtttgggacttggcattcgattaatgataatttttttgcacatttaaacatgtttctttcatatttcaaataagccatatatattattacattaaagtctggattctcttaaccacctcgggatcagagcccaaggcggaaccgcccaaagactatgatatcggaccggcggagatttgaaccctcgtccaggatatctgtatgccagtgaccataccactctgttacgaagaaagataaaaatcaatgacaattcttctatacatatacctgtcaaattcaggttttctgtacttagaattgaaatcaacccatcttcactgtcgggaattttcgaactggcctttcgaaagccccgccatttgacttcatgaacgtttcgtcaaatgagggcaaggctgggggatTTCGCGGGagaaagacttgaggtttaatacgtgactattggaacctaaatcttaaccacctggtggggaaggagcgagtgttgttgaaaatgtctgtttatcaatgatgaatctaatgtAAAATTGAGGCAACAAGACGAAGATGTCTTTTGTATGTGTTCAGTGTCAATGACTTTCCTTTTCTTTGGAGCTGCCGAGGCTCGCTcgacctctttgcttcatcgtcccccctgaagataagtcattattttaattgttctctcctctctacctcgtgtaccaggttggttgtagtataagtttgtgtgcaatacgtttagtttttatatcgcagtttaacgtagagatccttgtgattggggatctgaatcctaagttaaatgagaatagggatatttggtgtgtgattcgttgtgcatTGAATTCagattggcactattttcagtttgttaatgagtccagTGTGGacttgtgcttgaagagcacgtgttacattacaaagagtcagccttgtttttccgttaattcttgtgaatgcttaaggatgtttgtCTTGTATTAGAGTGTATTTTTGTAACAAAATTGTAAATTGCATAGCTGTATTTTAGTTATctcctggagggttttggggagTATTGCcccttcaaggccttgcgatccgcccagtacattggGCTGATTtggtaaaccggtgaaatttcaccacatttggtccttcgaaccggatcgcaagcgcttcccagagccggacaggactaatttaaaatatgaacctttgagagagagagagagagagagacgaacaattaaggtcctctacgtcccgatgtgcgatcgcccacgtgggtcagtttctttgagtc from Palaemon carinicauda isolate YSFRI2023 chromosome 34, ASM3689809v2, whole genome shotgun sequence includes the following:
- the LOC137626868 gene encoding uncharacterized protein gives rise to the protein MPFGLNIATRIFTKLANAVIHQLRLQRIQVVAYLDDWLVWAASKEECTQASKEVIQFLEHLGFKINLEKSRLSPVQKFQWLGVHWNLQSHYLSIPSKKRREIAGSVKRLIQSTRLSRRQQERVLGSLQFASVTEPVLRAQLKDVSGDWRKYSSNARRDLKRPIPNRLRSLLKPWSEAKYLKKKVPLQPPPPSVTIHTDVSREGWGGHSHNRKVQGTWSSLFRTFHINFLEAMAVFLSLKKLKLHCSIHIRHVLDSEVVMRCLNRQGSRSPQINQVILASSD